From Heterodontus francisci isolate sHetFra1 chromosome 9, sHetFra1.hap1, whole genome shotgun sequence, the proteins below share one genomic window:
- the zfyve19 gene encoding abscission/NoCut checkpoint regulator isoform X2: MAGRCYGCASKFTLLRKELGCKNCGHAYCSSCLCYSTLVPRCGNTEQKVCRQCHGTLTSTGKQDSAARWSPPENFKKRMAALEAKQQGQTAAHKVGSREPGTGVASKYWGLSKEDRAIAERLEKLKEETKPKSISSQKEIELRLGALKKNPLQPIPSTAEMEDRLALLKGHTPPSQAPKPNFQAPDNRTQTEQVNDLFKQMSEEAAIDQKYSSRIEGTDGAMNDLNKGIDPCNFIIDTDDNTKRFEEEKSNLLDQATAELKQDNLHKEQVLKISRRLATLKGEEPNAAVDDWKYDGADSDEENEELLTQRILKQVNEEIALDEASGYNIPVEQPKPAHPKPAGKKLHFPPTVSVAKTADSDEELPWCCICNSDAVLRCHDCDGDLYCQRCFREGHDKFERKEHRTSKYRPPSKKK; the protein is encoded by the exons CTTGGGTGCAAGAACTGCGGCCATGCGTATTGTTCATCGTGCCTCTGTTACAGCACCTTGGTCCCTCGCTGTGGAAATACAGAGCAAAAAGTCTGCAGACAGTGTCATGGAACCCTCACAAG TACTGGGAAACAGGACAGTGCTGCAAGGTGGTCTCCGCCAGAGAACTTCAAAAA GCGAATGGCTGCTCTAGAGGCTAAACAACAGGGACAAACTGCAGCCCACAAAGTTGGCAGTCGGGAACCAGGCACTGGTGTAGCCTCAAAGTACTGGGGTCTGTCCAAAGAGGACCGAGCCATTGCTGAACGACTGGAAAAGCTAAAAGAAGAAACCAAACCGA AATCTATATCTTCTCAGAAGGAGATTGAGTTGCGACTAGGTGCACTGAAGAAGAACCCACTGCAACCTATACCCTCCACAGCAGAGATGGAGGACAGGTTAGCCCTGTTAAAGGGCCACACCCCACCTTCGCAGGCCCCCAAACCT AATTTTCAGGCTCCTGATAACAGGACTCAAACAGAACAAGTCAATGACCTCTTCAAACAGATGTCAGAAGAAGCAGCCATTGACCAAAAATACAGCTCTCGCATTGAAG GTACAGATGGTGCAATGAATGACCTGAATAAAGGAATTGATCCATGTAATTTCATCATTGACACTGATGATAACACCAAACGCTTTGAGGAGGAGAAGAGTAATCTGTTGGACCAAGCGACAGCTGAGCTGAAACAGGACAATTTACATAAGGAGCAAGTCTTAAAGATATCTAGGAGACTGGCCACGCTGAAAGGAGAGGAGCCCAATGCTG CTGTGGATGACTGGAAATATGATGGGGCGGACagcgatgaagaaaatgaagaactGCTGACCCAGCGAATTCTGAAACAG GTTAATGAAGAAATTGCCTTGGATGAAGCAAGTGGCTACAACATCCCTGTAGAGCAACCTAAACCAGCCCATCCCAAACCTGCTGGGAAGAAG TTGCATTTCCCACCCACTGTGTCAGTTGCTAAGacagcagacagtgatgaggagctaCCATGGTGCTGTATCTGCAATAGTGATGCTGTACTCCGTTGCCATGACTGTGATGGAGATCTCTACTGCCAAAGGTGCTTTAG GGAAGGACATGACAAATTTGAGAGAAAAGAACACAGAACATCTAAGTACCGTCCACCAAGCAAGAAGAAATAA
- the zfyve19 gene encoding abscission/NoCut checkpoint regulator isoform X1: MAGRCYGCASKFTLLRKELGCKNCGHAYCSSCLCYSTLVPRCGNTEQKVCRQCHGTLTSTGKQDSAARWSPPENFKKRMAALEAKQQGQTAAHKVGSREPGTGVASKYWGLSKEDRAIAERLEKLKEETKPKSISSQKEIELRLGALKKNPLQPIPSTAEMEDRLALLKGHTPPSQAPKPNFQAPDNRTQTEQVNDLFKQMSEEAAIDQKYSSRIEGTDGAMNDLNKGIDPCNFIIDTDDNTKRFEEEKSNLLDQATAELKQDNLHKEQVLKISRRLATLKGEEPNAVAVDDWKYDGADSDEENEELLTQRILKQVNEEIALDEASGYNIPVEQPKPAHPKPAGKKLHFPPTVSVAKTADSDEELPWCCICNSDAVLRCHDCDGDLYCQRCFREGHDKFERKEHRTSKYRPPSKKK; the protein is encoded by the exons CTTGGGTGCAAGAACTGCGGCCATGCGTATTGTTCATCGTGCCTCTGTTACAGCACCTTGGTCCCTCGCTGTGGAAATACAGAGCAAAAAGTCTGCAGACAGTGTCATGGAACCCTCACAAG TACTGGGAAACAGGACAGTGCTGCAAGGTGGTCTCCGCCAGAGAACTTCAAAAA GCGAATGGCTGCTCTAGAGGCTAAACAACAGGGACAAACTGCAGCCCACAAAGTTGGCAGTCGGGAACCAGGCACTGGTGTAGCCTCAAAGTACTGGGGTCTGTCCAAAGAGGACCGAGCCATTGCTGAACGACTGGAAAAGCTAAAAGAAGAAACCAAACCGA AATCTATATCTTCTCAGAAGGAGATTGAGTTGCGACTAGGTGCACTGAAGAAGAACCCACTGCAACCTATACCCTCCACAGCAGAGATGGAGGACAGGTTAGCCCTGTTAAAGGGCCACACCCCACCTTCGCAGGCCCCCAAACCT AATTTTCAGGCTCCTGATAACAGGACTCAAACAGAACAAGTCAATGACCTCTTCAAACAGATGTCAGAAGAAGCAGCCATTGACCAAAAATACAGCTCTCGCATTGAAG GTACAGATGGTGCAATGAATGACCTGAATAAAGGAATTGATCCATGTAATTTCATCATTGACACTGATGATAACACCAAACGCTTTGAGGAGGAGAAGAGTAATCTGTTGGACCAAGCGACAGCTGAGCTGAAACAGGACAATTTACATAAGGAGCAAGTCTTAAAGATATCTAGGAGACTGGCCACGCTGAAAGGAGAGGAGCCCAATGCTG TAGCTGTGGATGACTGGAAATATGATGGGGCGGACagcgatgaagaaaatgaagaactGCTGACCCAGCGAATTCTGAAACAG GTTAATGAAGAAATTGCCTTGGATGAAGCAAGTGGCTACAACATCCCTGTAGAGCAACCTAAACCAGCCCATCCCAAACCTGCTGGGAAGAAG TTGCATTTCCCACCCACTGTGTCAGTTGCTAAGacagcagacagtgatgaggagctaCCATGGTGCTGTATCTGCAATAGTGATGCTGTACTCCGTTGCCATGACTGTGATGGAGATCTCTACTGCCAAAGGTGCTTTAG GGAAGGACATGACAAATTTGAGAGAAAAGAACACAGAACATCTAAGTACCGTCCACCAAGCAAGAAGAAATAA
- the zfyve19 gene encoding abscission/NoCut checkpoint regulator isoform X3: MNPKLGCKNCGHAYCSSCLCYSTLVPRCGNTEQKVCRQCHGTLTSTGKQDSAARWSPPENFKKRMAALEAKQQGQTAAHKVGSREPGTGVASKYWGLSKEDRAIAERLEKLKEETKPKSISSQKEIELRLGALKKNPLQPIPSTAEMEDRLALLKGHTPPSQAPKPNFQAPDNRTQTEQVNDLFKQMSEEAAIDQKYSSRIEGTDGAMNDLNKGIDPCNFIIDTDDNTKRFEEEKSNLLDQATAELKQDNLHKEQVLKISRRLATLKGEEPNAVAVDDWKYDGADSDEENEELLTQRILKQVNEEIALDEASGYNIPVEQPKPAHPKPAGKKLHFPPTVSVAKTADSDEELPWCCICNSDAVLRCHDCDGDLYCQRCFREGHDKFERKEHRTSKYRPPSKKK; the protein is encoded by the exons CTTGGGTGCAAGAACTGCGGCCATGCGTATTGTTCATCGTGCCTCTGTTACAGCACCTTGGTCCCTCGCTGTGGAAATACAGAGCAAAAAGTCTGCAGACAGTGTCATGGAACCCTCACAAG TACTGGGAAACAGGACAGTGCTGCAAGGTGGTCTCCGCCAGAGAACTTCAAAAA GCGAATGGCTGCTCTAGAGGCTAAACAACAGGGACAAACTGCAGCCCACAAAGTTGGCAGTCGGGAACCAGGCACTGGTGTAGCCTCAAAGTACTGGGGTCTGTCCAAAGAGGACCGAGCCATTGCTGAACGACTGGAAAAGCTAAAAGAAGAAACCAAACCGA AATCTATATCTTCTCAGAAGGAGATTGAGTTGCGACTAGGTGCACTGAAGAAGAACCCACTGCAACCTATACCCTCCACAGCAGAGATGGAGGACAGGTTAGCCCTGTTAAAGGGCCACACCCCACCTTCGCAGGCCCCCAAACCT AATTTTCAGGCTCCTGATAACAGGACTCAAACAGAACAAGTCAATGACCTCTTCAAACAGATGTCAGAAGAAGCAGCCATTGACCAAAAATACAGCTCTCGCATTGAAG GTACAGATGGTGCAATGAATGACCTGAATAAAGGAATTGATCCATGTAATTTCATCATTGACACTGATGATAACACCAAACGCTTTGAGGAGGAGAAGAGTAATCTGTTGGACCAAGCGACAGCTGAGCTGAAACAGGACAATTTACATAAGGAGCAAGTCTTAAAGATATCTAGGAGACTGGCCACGCTGAAAGGAGAGGAGCCCAATGCTG TAGCTGTGGATGACTGGAAATATGATGGGGCGGACagcgatgaagaaaatgaagaactGCTGACCCAGCGAATTCTGAAACAG GTTAATGAAGAAATTGCCTTGGATGAAGCAAGTGGCTACAACATCCCTGTAGAGCAACCTAAACCAGCCCATCCCAAACCTGCTGGGAAGAAG TTGCATTTCCCACCCACTGTGTCAGTTGCTAAGacagcagacagtgatgaggagctaCCATGGTGCTGTATCTGCAATAGTGATGCTGTACTCCGTTGCCATGACTGTGATGGAGATCTCTACTGCCAAAGGTGCTTTAG GGAAGGACATGACAAATTTGAGAGAAAAGAACACAGAACATCTAAGTACCGTCCACCAAGCAAGAAGAAATAA